The DNA segment TGGACACCTGCGGCCACCGCCTCCTAGGTACACATTCACCCCGCCGCGGGTTGATCATTACAGCTCAGAGGAAGTCCTTCCTTGGCCGAGTGCCCCAGATGACGACGACCAAGTCTGCGGAGGCGGCCCACCTGGCAAAGGGCGGCCTTCCTCTCCAAGGCGGGCACTCAGCCTTCCCTGTGAGGGAGCGGACCCTGCTGGCTCAGCCCCGGACACCCCCAGCCCCTTCTGTCACCTCCGGGCCTGCAGGCCGCCGGCTTCTCCCGACCCTTGCAGACATTGCAGGGGCCGCGCGCCCCCGGCTTGGCTACGCCCCTCGCCGGACCCGCCCCAGCCGCCCCGTGCGCGCGCCCCCAGCGAGGACTGGGTCTCGCGCCCCCTCTTACCCtccgcccctgcccctcccctccgcccctcccctcccctccgcccctgcccctcccctccgcccctgcccctcccctccgcccctgcccctcccctccgcccctgcccctcccctccgcccctgcccctcccctcggCGTCCAGACCAGCGGGGCGGGGCCGTGCGCCTGCGCGGAGCCCGCAGTCCGGCGGGGCCGCAGCAGCTGGGGGCCGGCAGTTGCCTTGGGGACCACgggcccctccctcctcctctccccttcccctcgcGTACCCCACCGAGGCGCGGCCGACTCCCCGGCCTCCCTGCCGCCGGCTCGGCGGAGCCGCAGCGGCGCCCCGCGAGAGGCGGAGCCGCTCCCAAGATGTCGCAGACGGCCATGTCCGAGACCTACGGTacggggcggggggcgcgggccggggccgggggcgcGGGGACCGGGATCCCAGTGCTGGGGCGCGGCCGCCCGAGGGTAGCCCGGCTATGTGATCTGCTTCTCCGAGGGTCTGCTTGCTGCTTCTCCGCGTACTTGCCGGTAGGGTTTCCGTTTCTTGGTCTGATGTTAGTTCAGGGTttagggaagcccattagagaCTGCGATATTGTCCCCAGCGAGGTATGTGAAGGACTTGGGACGACGCCTGCAGTTGAGTGTGTTCTTCGGCTCTTCCACTTTGACCTTTCCTTGCTTGAAATTCCTTCCTTTGCACGGATATTACAAGGGCTTATGGATAGGCATTTCTTCCTTCAGAGATCTTTCAAGCTGTATGATGGCTGTTTATAAATGTGTCTTTGCAAGACTATAAACACCTCGGAAGCAGAGCCTATTCTGCTTGGTTTTTGCTTCTTCTGTAGCACTCACACCCGAAGGCAGCCagcagagattttctttttttttaataaacgaAAGCCTTCCCAATTCATAATGTGTGTTTTTGTCCTGcgtggcaaaaataaacaatggagtACATCTCTGCTTTGTATCAAGGTTTACTAGTGTTTACCAGTCTGGAGTCACTCTGATTATGCACTCTGTGCATTCTCAGATTAAGTCTAATTTGGATTTTACAGTCCCAGGGAGGGGCTCGAGTTCAAAAACATTACCTCTAGTCAAATTCATCATGTCTTCCGTGTGCCCTGGCGTGCTGCCCCTTTTCTGTCAGCAGATAGGACCGGCTTTATGGGCTGGTGTGGTTTCCAACACTGCAAGGTACCCACCTGCACGGTTCTGGTCTTGGCAAGTTTACAGTCCGTTGGGGGATACAGTGTTAATCCACTTATGATACtaatgaatgttaaaaaaaaacaacaaacaaacccagGCTGGAGTTCTGAAGGAATGTGGTCTCTGAAGGtatgttaaaaagaaatgtgaCTCAGACCTGAGGCACGGAGGCATGAACTGGTCTACAAGTGCCCAGGCCCTGAGGGATCCAGGATGCCTGTAAGAGGACTGTGGTTGAGGCCCCTCAAGCACCCAGGCATTTGCTCCACCTTCAGCCACTCCTGTGCCTGGTACCTGCCCTGTTCTTGATAACACTGGGAGCAAGACAGCTATTCCTAGAAGGTTCAGGGAGTCCGAGAGCACACCCCTGGCTTGTAAGGATCAGTGTTGTCGGAGCCTCTCATGCTGCTGCACTTGCCACATCCACGTGGTCTGCCTCTCCAGCAAGTGTTGGTTAcgcttttgctttttgtttttcaagtgcTCCTTTCCCcacactttcttttcctctctgaccTGGAGAAGGAGCACATGGGAGCAGTGCAGAGTCCAAGTAAGAAACCAAGTGGGGTTATGAGTTAGGAGGAGGACTGGAAGATGGAGCTTTTGTGTTTCATCTGTCTCATGTGaaacatgcatgctaagttgcttcagtcgtgtccgactctttgtgaccctatggactgtagccctccaggctcctctctccatggcattctccaggcaagaatactggagtgggttgccatgcgcacttccagggatcttcccaacccagggatagaacccacatctcttatgtctcctgcattgactggcgggttctttactactagcatcacctgggaagcccccatatgaAACAgtgtttgcatgctaagtcatttcagttgtgtccaactctttgtgaccccatggactgtagcctgccaggctcctctgtccatgggattctccaggcaaaaattctggagtgggttgccatttcctctgaaGTGGAGACACCATATTTCGTATGAAATGATAACCTTGATAAAACATGGTATCTCCATTTCAGACAGAGCTCATCGAGCATCACAGGTCAACTGATCAAATTCTGTTCATCAGGCTTTGACCTTTATTACTCTTATTTCATGGTAGCTTCCAaatatgtttttactttttagctTCCCTCTAATAGAAGAAATTAAGGGAAACACATAGAAAATTAGTTTTAGCAAGAGCAAGTGTGGCACTTCACAGTGCTAACCCAAAATAAAAGTCACCCCAAACCAAGCTATGACCTTCACTTATCATTGATAGATTTGCATAGCATTGTTTCCCAGATGGAAAACAGTTTCCCTCCTTCCAGACGTTTGCCTCTTAGATGGTAAAGGAATGTTTTCCTAATCTTTAAACTCCGTAGTACTCTGTGCTCACTTTCTCTCTTCTGGAAAAGGAATCTCTGTAGTTTGACAGGGATATGATGAAAAATGAAGAACTATTGCTTACCAGTGTACTGTTCATGAGCTGTGTCTGCGTgccttttagctttttaaggcaGTATTTCACCCTCCAGTGACTAGTGTTCAACATTTTGCTGCTCCAGAAGCACCAACCACATGAATACCACACCTTATGTAATACTTTATGTAATATTGCAATACAACATTGAAATCTcaagcatacagatttctgactGAAAGTTCCTGCTGATTATCCCTAAACTGAAACAGTGCTTCACAGATACTTTAAGCATTCTTAAAGGCCTGGCCAGTTGATGTGGCTTGGGACTTCCCAAGGAGCTCGATTGGTTGATCACAGATTGGCTTTAGGTGATTTCTGATACCAAGATTTGTGAGACAAAAACTAACAAATCAAATATTAATATGAAGCAGTGATGTTCAGAAAGGAGCTAAAAAGTGTAAGTGGTATAGAAGatgctagaaattaaaaaaaaaaaaaagatttaagggcTGAGGCAGTTtgagaatgaggaaaaaaatctaagtcACTTCTCTATACACACTGTAATTTATGCATTCTACCATGACAACAGTTTATGAAGCAAGAACACACATTGTTGGTCCTGTACTAGCTTTATTACAGTGTACtcgtaatatttttattttgtgctttaGTTTGAAAGTATTACAGTATTTACCATATAATTTTGAGAATTATcaggatattttctttttaaaatgtatgactGTATGCTGCCATGGGTTGAATTGTATCCCCCAAAAGGTATGTTCAGGTCCTAAGCCCAGGCaccctgtgaatgtgaccttgtttggaaacagggtctttatAGGTGTAATTAGGTTCAGAGGAGGTCATGTCGGGTTAGGCTGAGCTCTCATGCATTGGAGTTCTTGTAAAATGAGAGGAGTTTGGATGTGGACTCACGAAGGAAGGAATGTGGTTTGAAGAACTACAAGCCCAGGAGCACCAAGAGTGGCCAGCAGCCGCCAGAAGCTGGGGAGGGGCAAGGAGGGAGCCCTTCGCTGGAGTCCTCGGATAGGCTGACTGGCAGCTTGACTTGGGACTTGTAGCCTAGAACTATGAAGACTACGAAATAAACGatccagtttgtggtattttgttatagcagccatgGGAAACCAATACATAGTAGTCAGAGTATGATTCAAGGAGAAATTTAGGCCTGAGAAGGCAAAGTGGAGTAAGCAGAATATTCTAGGC comes from the Bos javanicus breed banteng chromosome 28, ARS-OSU_banteng_1.0, whole genome shotgun sequence genome and includes:
- the RAB4A gene encoding ras-related protein Rab-4A isoform X1, whose amino-acid sequence is MTTTKSAEAAHLAKGGLPLQGGHSAFPVRERTLLAQPRTPPAPSVTSGPAGRRLLPTLADIAGAARPRLGYAPRRTRPSRPVRAPPARTGSRAPSYPPPLPLPSAPPLPSAPAPPLRPCPSPPPLPLPSAPAPPLRPCPSPRRPDQRGGAVRLRGARSPAGPQQLGAGSCLGDHGPLPPPLPFPSRTPPRRGRLPGLPAAGSAEPQRRPARGGAAPKMSQTAMSETYDFLFKFLVIGNAGTGKSCLLHQFIEKKFKDDSNHTIGVEFGSKIINVGGKYVKLQIWDTAGQERFRSVTRSYYRGAAGALLVYDVTSRETYNALTNWLTDARMLASQNIVIILCGNKKDLDTDREVTFLEASRFAQENELMFLETSALTGENVEEAFVQCARKILNKIESGELDPERMGSGIQYGDAALRQLRSPRRAQAPSAQECGC